A region of Plantactinospora sp. BC1 DNA encodes the following proteins:
- a CDS encoding MFS transporter, producing the protein MGNGRAVGALIGMSGGTFLYTTAEALPIGLLLPMAADLAIPPARVGALVTAYGAVVMVASVPLTALVRRVPRRWLLSALLAGFVASNAITVFAGTFALLLTARMATALTHALFWAVVVPAAAELFRPGLRGRVVAVVFAGGTVALVLGVPAGTWLGERAGWRASFLAVSGLGAVVLVVVAALLPSTPPEAGHAARGATPDARRFWLLVAVAVLATAGAIAGYTYVALFVTEVSGFSASAVGAVLLARGVASVFGILVIGAVVDHSPWLALVATVALQSVALFGLHTSGHRPTVAVGLLALAGLAFAAFTAALGGLVLQVAPGRSDLAAATVSAAVNVGITGGAFLGGLVLPSHGVRSTMLLGALLGVVALLLVLGERLSRPGADPGRPAPVPHRSRPDQAPASSIGRRAS; encoded by the coding sequence ATGGGGAACGGGCGAGCGGTGGGGGCGCTGATCGGCATGTCCGGCGGGACGTTCCTCTACACCACGGCCGAGGCGCTGCCGATCGGGCTGCTCCTCCCGATGGCCGCCGACCTGGCGATCCCACCGGCGCGGGTGGGTGCGCTCGTCACCGCGTACGGCGCGGTGGTGATGGTCGCCTCGGTCCCGTTGACGGCGCTGGTCCGCAGGGTCCCACGCCGATGGCTGCTGTCGGCGCTGCTGGCCGGCTTCGTGGCCAGCAACGCGATCACCGTCTTCGCCGGCACGTTCGCGCTGCTGCTGACGGCCAGGATGGCGACCGCGCTCACCCATGCGCTGTTCTGGGCGGTGGTCGTGCCGGCCGCCGCCGAGCTGTTCCGACCCGGACTGCGCGGGCGGGTCGTCGCGGTCGTCTTTGCCGGCGGCACCGTCGCGCTGGTCCTGGGCGTACCCGCCGGCACCTGGCTGGGCGAACGCGCCGGCTGGCGGGCCTCGTTCCTGGCGGTGTCCGGACTCGGCGCGGTCGTGCTCGTCGTGGTCGCCGCGCTGCTCCCCTCGACGCCGCCCGAAGCGGGCCACGCCGCCCGTGGCGCGACACCCGACGCCCGCCGCTTCTGGCTGCTGGTGGCGGTGGCCGTCCTGGCGACCGCCGGTGCCATCGCCGGCTACACCTACGTCGCCCTCTTCGTCACCGAGGTCAGCGGGTTCTCCGCCTCGGCGGTCGGGGCAGTCCTGCTGGCGCGCGGCGTCGCCAGCGTCTTCGGCATCCTGGTTATCGGAGCGGTGGTGGACCACAGCCCGTGGCTCGCCCTGGTCGCCACCGTGGCGCTGCAATCGGTGGCACTGTTCGGGCTCCACACGTCCGGCCATCGCCCGACGGTCGCCGTCGGCCTGCTCGCGCTGGCCGGCCTCGCCTTCGCCGCCTTCACCGCGGCGCTCGGCGGCCTCGTCCTCCAGGTGGCACCCGGGCGCTCCGACCTCGCCGCCGCCACGGTCTCCGCCGCCGTCAACGTCGGCATCACCGGCGGTGCCTTCCTCGGCGGCCTCGTGCTGCCGAGCCACGGCGTGCGGAGCACCATGCTGCTCGGCGCCCTGCTCGGCGTCGTCGCCCTGCTGCTGGTGCTCGGCGAACGGCTCAGCCGGCCCGGGGCCGACCCCGGTCGCCCCGCGCCAGTGCCGCACCGGTCGCGGCCCGACCAGGCGCCCGCGTCGTCGATCGGCCGTCGCGCCTCCTGA
- a CDS encoding MFS transporter: MPVVSPHRQLVTATYLSSTAFGAFWGTWGSAVPRVRDQAGLDAGQLGTALLFISAGALPAMLLTGRALDRWGLRPTALLVVALGGAGVAAGVTAHGFPSLCAGLVAVGIASGAADVAMNSVGGRAEQRSGRPIITRAGAVFSTAVVASSLGTGAAFAHGAPTWVPFAGVLLLSVLAGAGIHRALPRHVSAPEPGVPAGGTGSRLPVVPLLLVGVLGALAFASENAHQSWGAVFMADVLAAGPGLSATAPAAFAAVVAATRFAVSTLPPTYARPVLVLGAVVAAGGAALLAHAPTVPVALAGLVLAAAGTAALFPTLLSIVSRNVVESARGRATSIVTVVSYLGFLLGPVYVGLWASGTGLRGAMVAVAALGLALAALTLPLLALSRYAVTPRPSVRHAESVAVPSTHSP, translated from the coding sequence ATGCCTGTCGTCTCCCCCCACCGGCAGCTCGTCACCGCCACCTACCTCAGCTCGACCGCCTTCGGCGCCTTCTGGGGCACCTGGGGTTCGGCCGTGCCACGCGTACGCGACCAGGCCGGCCTCGACGCCGGCCAACTCGGCACCGCGCTGCTGTTCATCAGCGCCGGTGCGCTGCCCGCGATGCTGCTGACCGGCCGGGCACTGGACCGCTGGGGGCTGCGTCCCACCGCCCTCCTGGTCGTCGCCCTGGGCGGGGCGGGAGTCGCGGCCGGCGTCACCGCGCACGGGTTCCCGAGCCTCTGCGCCGGGCTCGTCGCCGTGGGCATCGCCAGCGGCGCGGCCGACGTGGCGATGAACTCGGTCGGCGGGCGCGCCGAGCAACGCTCCGGGAGGCCGATCATCACCCGGGCCGGCGCGGTCTTCTCCACCGCCGTCGTCGCATCCAGCCTCGGCACCGGCGCGGCATTCGCCCACGGGGCGCCCACCTGGGTCCCCTTCGCGGGCGTACTGCTGCTGTCGGTGCTGGCCGGCGCCGGCATCCACCGCGCCCTGCCCCGCCACGTGTCGGCCCCGGAGCCGGGCGTGCCGGCCGGTGGCACCGGCAGCCGGCTGCCGGTCGTACCGCTGCTCCTCGTCGGCGTGCTCGGCGCGCTCGCCTTCGCCAGCGAGAACGCGCACCAGAGCTGGGGTGCGGTCTTCATGGCCGACGTCCTGGCCGCCGGACCCGGACTGAGCGCGACCGCCCCGGCCGCGTTCGCCGCCGTCGTGGCGGCGACCCGCTTCGCGGTCAGCACGCTGCCACCGACGTACGCCCGGCCGGTCCTCGTCCTCGGCGCCGTCGTCGCGGCCGGCGGCGCGGCACTCCTCGCGCACGCCCCGACCGTGCCCGTCGCGCTGGCCGGGCTGGTCCTCGCCGCCGCCGGGACCGCCGCGCTCTTCCCGACGCTGCTGAGCATCGTCTCGCGCAACGTCGTCGAATCCGCGCGCGGCCGCGCGACCTCGATCGTGACGGTCGTCTCCTACCTCGGCTTCCTACTGGGGCCGGTCTACGTCGGCCTGTGGGCGTCCGGGACCGGCCTGCGCGGCGCCATGGTGGCGGTGGCGGCGCTCGGCCTCGCCCTGGCCGCACTCACCCTTCCGCTGCTGGCGCTGAGCCGTTACGCGGTGACGCCCCGGCCATCTGTGCGGCACGCCGAGAGCGTCGCCGTGCCGTCGACCCACTCCCCGTGA
- a CDS encoding LacI family DNA-binding transcriptional regulator gives MQPRQPTTRRVTMTDVARAAGVSPMTVSYTYNRPERVSEESRSRVLRTAAALGYPGPDPSARSLRYGVTRTLGVVLGEHLSYAFDDPQAVAFLAGIAEVCAERGYGLLIVPTGTGDEDAGRVVAAPVDAYVVWTTTDDDPALAAACGTRRPVVVHGGPRRDGTTLVGIDNRGAARAVGAEVFATARRPAVLSFPVDRQRDTFVRRGVEPDTVGYPVTRDRLAGYRDAAEELGIDWSEVPVGVCRTNDEAEARSVMRHLLAAAPDLDAVAAMSDRLALAALREAADPVRISGWDDSAVAREHGLTTVAQSLRAQGTACATAALGDPAPDHRDDWRLVRRASTGG, from the coding sequence GTGCAACCGCGCCAGCCCACCACCCGCCGGGTGACGATGACCGACGTGGCCCGGGCGGCAGGCGTGTCGCCGATGACGGTGTCGTACACCTACAACCGCCCCGAGCGGGTCTCCGAGGAGAGTCGGAGCAGGGTGCTGCGCACCGCCGCCGCCCTCGGGTACCCGGGACCGGACCCCAGCGCGCGGTCGCTGCGCTACGGCGTCACCCGTACCCTCGGCGTCGTGCTCGGCGAGCACCTCAGCTACGCCTTCGACGACCCGCAGGCGGTCGCCTTCCTCGCCGGCATCGCCGAGGTGTGCGCCGAGCGCGGCTACGGGCTGCTTATTGTGCCGACCGGAACGGGCGACGAGGACGCCGGCCGGGTGGTCGCCGCCCCGGTGGACGCCTACGTCGTCTGGACGACCACCGACGACGACCCGGCGCTCGCCGCCGCGTGCGGCACCCGCCGCCCGGTCGTCGTGCACGGCGGTCCCCGGCGGGACGGCACGACGCTGGTGGGCATCGACAACCGCGGCGCCGCCCGTGCGGTGGGTGCCGAGGTGTTCGCGACCGCCCGACGGCCGGCCGTGCTGAGTTTCCCGGTCGACCGGCAGCGCGACACCTTCGTCCGCCGTGGCGTCGAGCCGGACACCGTCGGATACCCGGTCACCCGCGACCGGCTGGCCGGATACCGTGACGCCGCCGAGGAACTCGGCATCGACTGGTCGGAGGTGCCGGTCGGCGTGTGTCGCACCAACGACGAGGCCGAAGCCCGGTCGGTGATGCGCCACCTGCTCGCGGCCGCGCCCGACCTCGACGCCGTCGCCGCGATGAGCGACCGGCTGGCGCTCGCCGCGCTGCGCGAGGCGGCCGACCCGGTCCGGATCAGCGGCTGGGACGACTCGGCCGTGGCCCGGGAACACGGGCTCACCACGGTGGCCCAGTCGTTGCGCGCGCAGGGGACCGCCTGTGCCACCGCCGCGCTCGGCGACCCGGCACCGGATCACCGCGACGACTGGCGGCTGGTCCGGCGGGCATCCACCGGCGGCTGA
- a CDS encoding serine hydrolase codes for MSRVLRSLVTATTVLVAVAVAPAATAAPAAGERGGLQRRLDDVVAAGAVGALAEVRAGHRVWRGGSGLAALGTTRTVPVDGRFRAGSITKTLLATVVLQLVDEGWLRLDDTVRQWLPGVVPEDHAGTVRQLLDHTSGLYDYLRTLPLPPDPEFGQNRWRSWDPAELVARAMVHPPTFEPPGSAFGYSNTGYLLLGQIVEAVTGQSYGTEIERRIIEPLRLRGTEMPGTSPWIRGPHPRGYVPLERDGIELLDYTEMNPSVMGAGGELISTTRDLNRFFAALFDGRLLPDHLLDEMMTPGTDGRMYGLGLAWRDTSCGVRVYGNDGDALAYQSWSFSTLDLRRQVTIALTPEFPGDVDDAVDAFLDQAVCA; via the coding sequence ATGAGTCGAGTGCTTCGGTCGCTGGTGACCGCGACAACCGTACTGGTGGCGGTCGCGGTCGCGCCCGCCGCCACCGCCGCACCGGCGGCGGGGGAGCGCGGCGGGTTGCAGAGACGGCTGGACGACGTGGTGGCCGCGGGCGCGGTGGGCGCGCTGGCGGAGGTACGGGCCGGACACCGCGTGTGGCGGGGCGGCAGCGGCCTCGCCGCACTGGGTACGACCCGGACGGTCCCGGTCGACGGCCGGTTCCGGGCGGGCAGCATCACCAAGACCCTCCTCGCCACCGTCGTCCTGCAACTCGTCGACGAGGGTTGGCTGCGGCTGGACGACACGGTGCGGCAGTGGCTGCCCGGAGTCGTCCCGGAGGATCACGCCGGCACCGTGCGCCAGCTGCTCGACCACACCAGCGGGCTGTACGACTACCTGCGTACGCTGCCGTTGCCGCCGGACCCGGAGTTCGGGCAGAACCGGTGGCGGAGCTGGGATCCGGCCGAGCTCGTCGCCCGGGCGATGGTGCACCCGCCGACCTTCGAGCCGCCGGGTTCGGCTTTCGGATACTCGAACACCGGCTACCTCCTGCTCGGCCAGATCGTCGAGGCGGTGACCGGGCAGTCGTACGGTACGGAGATCGAACGCCGGATCATCGAACCGTTGCGGTTGCGCGGTACGGAGATGCCGGGGACGTCGCCGTGGATCCGCGGGCCGCACCCACGCGGTTACGTGCCGCTGGAGCGCGACGGGATCGAACTGCTCGACTACACCGAGATGAACCCGTCGGTGATGGGCGCCGGAGGCGAACTGATCTCCACGACCAGGGACCTCAACCGGTTCTTCGCCGCCCTGTTCGACGGTCGACTCCTGCCGGACCACCTGCTCGACGAGATGATGACCCCGGGTACCGACGGCAGGATGTACGGGCTCGGGCTGGCCTGGCGGGACACCTCCTGCGGGGTACGTGTCTACGGCAACGACGGCGACGCCCTGGCCTACCAGTCCTGGTCGTTCTCCACATTGGACCTGCGCCGTCAGGTCACGATCGCGCTGACGCCCGAGTTCCCCGGTGACGTCGACGACGCCGTCGACGCGTTCCTGGACCAGGCCGTCTGCGCCTGA
- the cphA gene encoding cyanophycin synthetase, which produces MRRLRGPNVYLDRPVQVARVRLGRLTERESREFPGFVDRLLDALPGLAEHHCAAGTPGGFVDRLRDGTYFGHVTEHVAIEFSELIGRSAPFGRTVYAGSAGQYDIVTECPAFEPVDSTVPRELVELAATMVEELLAGSPVRPGRRLSALRDRHADEMPGPSTASIIAAAVRRGIPVERVDRLSLLQLGHGRHRRHAWAAMSDRTSATGVEIAGDKELSRRLLARSGIPVPAGGAASTPDEALELLADLGGPVVLKSRNGHQGEHVHLGLWTPEDVRAAFAAADGDVVVERQVDGEDYRVLVVAGRVVAAAERVPAHVVGDGRHSVRELIDLCNAHPDRGNGHNNVLTRLRIDDLVTGLLERQGWHLESVPEAGRRVWLRQTANLSTGGSSVDVTDRLHPDVVRLCERVAAIVGLDIAGVDLRLADISAPVPPLGDGGTGAVIEVNAVPGLRMHLAPVRGQPRDVGGAIVDALFPDGSDGRIPTIAVTGTNGKTTVSRLAAHLLAGAGLRVGLTCTDGVYLDGRLVQRADASGPRSAQSVLGDPTVEAAVLETARGGILRQGLGYDWTDVGVLTNVTADHLGQDGLTSVEDILHVKALVAERVRDGGALVLNADDPLVVGLLGRARVRAPHKRLLWFSLGRDNPLVRRHVAAGGTAYVADDGWLVELTGARRLPLIPVAALPGAFDGAAEHVIANALAASAAVRALDLPSTVLARQLRALDPATVNPGRGLLLRLGDVHLFVDYAHNPVAIAAVTRTLHRLWGRRRCVAALTLPGDRRDDLLIESAGVVADGYDRVVVYPDADLRGRAPGEVSRLLCRELVLRNPGVRCEQAGDVAEALQVAVDLARPGDVVLVVYEKLEPVLALLRSMGAVPAPPVLAVDPDVTADGLTELTPVAGRTAGT; this is translated from the coding sequence GTGCGCCGTTTGCGGGGACCGAACGTCTACCTGGACCGGCCGGTCCAGGTCGCCCGGGTACGGCTCGGACGGCTCACCGAGCGGGAGAGCCGGGAGTTCCCCGGTTTCGTCGACCGGCTGCTCGACGCCCTGCCGGGACTGGCCGAACACCACTGCGCGGCCGGCACGCCGGGCGGTTTCGTCGACCGGCTGCGGGACGGGACGTACTTCGGTCACGTCACCGAGCATGTCGCGATCGAGTTCTCCGAGCTGATCGGCCGGTCGGCGCCGTTCGGCCGTACCGTCTACGCCGGCAGCGCCGGGCAGTACGACATCGTGACGGAGTGTCCCGCCTTCGAACCGGTCGACTCCACCGTCCCCCGCGAACTCGTCGAACTCGCCGCCACCATGGTCGAAGAGCTGCTGGCCGGGTCGCCGGTACGCCCCGGGCGGCGGCTGAGCGCACTGCGGGACCGCCACGCCGACGAGATGCCGGGCCCGAGTACGGCGTCGATCATCGCGGCGGCGGTCCGGCGCGGCATCCCGGTGGAGCGGGTGGACCGGCTCAGCCTGCTGCAACTCGGACACGGCCGGCACCGCAGGCACGCCTGGGCGGCGATGAGCGACCGGACCAGCGCGACCGGTGTCGAGATCGCCGGTGACAAGGAGCTGAGCCGACGTCTGCTGGCCCGCTCCGGCATCCCGGTTCCGGCCGGCGGCGCGGCGAGCACGCCGGACGAGGCGCTGGAACTCCTCGCCGATCTCGGCGGTCCGGTGGTGCTGAAGTCCCGAAACGGCCACCAGGGCGAGCACGTCCACCTCGGACTCTGGACGCCCGAGGACGTGCGGGCGGCCTTCGCCGCCGCCGATGGCGACGTCGTGGTCGAGCGACAGGTCGACGGGGAGGACTACCGGGTGCTGGTGGTCGCCGGGCGGGTCGTCGCCGCGGCGGAACGGGTCCCGGCGCACGTCGTCGGCGACGGCCGGCACAGCGTGCGGGAACTGATCGACCTGTGCAACGCCCACCCCGACCGGGGCAACGGCCACAACAACGTGCTGACCCGGCTGCGGATCGACGACCTGGTGACCGGGTTGCTGGAGCGGCAGGGCTGGCATCTGGAGTCGGTACCGGAGGCCGGGCGCCGGGTGTGGCTGCGGCAGACCGCGAACCTCTCCACCGGGGGCAGCAGCGTCGACGTGACCGATCGGCTGCATCCGGACGTGGTCCGGCTCTGCGAACGCGTCGCGGCGATCGTCGGTCTCGACATCGCCGGGGTCGACCTGCGGCTCGCGGACATCTCGGCGCCGGTACCGCCGCTCGGCGACGGCGGCACCGGCGCGGTGATCGAGGTGAACGCGGTACCGGGGCTGCGGATGCACCTGGCACCGGTACGGGGGCAGCCCCGTGACGTCGGCGGGGCCATTGTGGACGCGCTCTTTCCCGACGGGTCCGACGGACGCATCCCGACGATCGCGGTCACCGGCACCAACGGCAAGACCACGGTCAGCCGGCTGGCCGCGCATCTGCTCGCCGGTGCCGGGCTGCGGGTGGGACTGACCTGTACCGACGGCGTCTATCTCGACGGTCGACTGGTGCAGCGCGCGGACGCCTCCGGCCCGCGTTCGGCACAGTCGGTGCTCGGGGACCCGACGGTGGAGGCGGCGGTGCTGGAGACGGCCCGGGGCGGCATCCTCCGGCAGGGCCTCGGGTACGACTGGACCGACGTCGGCGTGCTCACCAACGTCACCGCCGACCACCTCGGGCAGGACGGGCTGACCAGTGTCGAGGACATCCTGCACGTGAAGGCGCTGGTCGCCGAGCGGGTACGCGACGGCGGCGCACTGGTGCTCAACGCCGACGACCCGCTCGTGGTCGGGCTGCTCGGGCGGGCCCGGGTACGCGCCCCGCACAAGCGGCTGCTCTGGTTCAGCCTGGGCCGCGACAATCCACTGGTCCGCAGGCATGTCGCGGCCGGCGGGACCGCCTACGTCGCCGACGACGGCTGGCTGGTCGAGCTGACCGGTGCCCGGCGGCTCCCGCTGATTCCGGTCGCGGCCCTGCCCGGCGCGTTCGACGGGGCAGCCGAGCACGTGATCGCGAACGCTCTGGCGGCGAGCGCGGCGGTCCGGGCCCTCGACCTGCCGTCGACCGTACTGGCCCGGCAACTGCGCGCCCTCGATCCGGCGACCGTGAACCCGGGCCGGGGCCTGCTGCTGCGGCTGGGCGACGTACACCTGTTCGTCGACTACGCGCACAATCCGGTCGCCATCGCCGCCGTCACCCGGACCCTGCACCGGCTGTGGGGACGCCGACGGTGCGTCGCCGCGCTGACCCTGCCCGGGGACCGCCGCGACGACCTGCTGATCGAGTCGGCCGGAGTGGTCGCGGACGGCTACGACCGGGTGGTGGTCTATCCCGACGCCGACCTGCGGGGGCGGGCGCCCGGCGAGGTCTCGCGACTGCTCTGCCGGGAACTCGTGCTGCGCAATCCGGGCGTGCGCTGCGAGCAGGCGGGCGACGTCGCCGAGGCGTTGCAGGTGGCGGTCGACCTGGCCCGTCCCGGTGACGTGGTGCTGGTCGTCTACGAGAAGCTCGAACCGGTACTCGCGCTGCTGCGGTCGATGGGGGCCGTACCGGCGCCGCCGGTGCTGGCGGTCGACCCCGACGTCACCGCCGACGGGCTCACCGAACTCACGCCGGTGGCGGGTCGAACCGCCGGCACCTGA
- a CDS encoding cyanophycinase, whose amino-acid sequence MRDCEPAHRERRLVIVGGGERAGEPGSGILERFVDMSGGDRARIAVIATASTEGGPLEAEYGEIFQTLGVDDVRGLRLESREQANDGRVVELLTDATSVFFTGGDQWRIAALLGGTLVDSLLHARIEDGLVLGGTSAGAAMMSSTMVLGGDGVEVRTDSIRTGPGMEFLPRVLIDMHFAQRGRLNRLLSAVAQFPHELGLGIDENTAIIVEGNRFEVVGAGSVTVIDAGPADDIRVPTGPDRRIALTGARLHVLPAGYTFELVDRRPQIVAMAGGAHGR is encoded by the coding sequence ATGCGGGACTGCGAGCCGGCGCACCGGGAGCGGCGCCTGGTCATCGTCGGTGGCGGGGAGCGCGCGGGTGAGCCGGGCAGCGGCATCCTGGAGCGCTTCGTCGACATGTCCGGAGGCGACCGGGCCAGGATCGCGGTGATCGCGACGGCGAGCACCGAGGGCGGGCCGCTGGAGGCGGAGTACGGCGAGATCTTCCAGACCCTCGGCGTCGACGATGTTCGCGGGCTCCGGCTGGAGAGCCGGGAACAGGCCAACGACGGCCGGGTCGTGGAGTTGCTCACCGACGCGACGAGTGTCTTCTTCACCGGTGGCGACCAGTGGCGGATCGCCGCGCTGCTGGGTGGAACACTCGTCGATTCGCTGCTGCACGCCCGGATCGAGGACGGCCTGGTGCTGGGCGGCACCAGTGCGGGAGCGGCGATGATGTCCAGCACGATGGTGCTCGGCGGCGACGGCGTGGAGGTCCGCACCGACAGCATCCGCACCGGCCCCGGCATGGAGTTCCTGCCCAGGGTGCTCATCGACATGCACTTCGCGCAACGCGGCCGACTCAACCGCCTGCTCAGCGCGGTCGCGCAGTTTCCGCACGAACTCGGCCTCGGCATCGACGAGAACACCGCCATCATCGTCGAGGGGAACCGGTTCGAGGTCGTCGGTGCCGGTTCGGTGACGGTGATCGACGCCGGACCGGCCGACGACATCCGGGTACCGACCGGACCCGACCGGCGGATCGCACTCACCGGCGCGCGCCTGCACGTACTGCCGGCCGGCTACACGTTCGAGTTGGTCGACCGGCGTCCGCAGATCGTCGCCATGGCCGGCGGCGCCCACGGACGGTAG
- a CDS encoding ABATE domain-containing protein, with product METVEDVRRVRLVGGNLALDFVNTRTGPPDGPPDDDVLTGYPELVAWGVYAGALTEAEAAALGRLSRADPDGARAAHTRALRSRGCLDEIFRALAADRSPSSSALTLLRDDEADALGHARLERASGYTWSWRDDNTLARPLRPVVHAAVQLLTTGTLDRIKGCGGCRFLFTDESKNRSRRWCSMDDCGTAEKIRRYVTARRTRATR from the coding sequence ATGGAAACAGTCGAGGACGTCAGGCGGGTACGCCTGGTGGGCGGCAACCTCGCCCTGGACTTCGTCAACACCCGCACCGGGCCACCCGACGGACCACCGGACGACGACGTACTCACGGGCTATCCCGAGCTGGTCGCCTGGGGCGTGTACGCCGGCGCCCTCACCGAGGCGGAGGCGGCAGCGCTGGGCCGGCTGTCCCGCGCCGATCCGGACGGCGCCCGGGCCGCCCACACGCGCGCACTGCGCAGCCGCGGTTGCCTCGACGAGATCTTCCGGGCGCTGGCCGCCGACCGGAGCCCGAGCAGTTCCGCGCTGACCCTGCTCCGCGACGACGAGGCGGACGCGCTCGGCCACGCACGACTCGAACGCGCCAGCGGTTACACCTGGAGCTGGCGGGACGACAACACCCTCGCCCGACCCCTCCGGCCGGTGGTGCACGCGGCGGTCCAACTCCTCACCACCGGAACGCTGGACCGGATCAAGGGATGCGGCGGCTGTCGCTTCCTCTTCACCGACGAGAGCAAGAACCGCAGCCGCCGCTGGTGCAGCATGGACGACTGCGGAACCGCCGAGAAGATCCGACGCTACGTCACCGCCCGACGCACCCGCGCGACCCGCTGA
- a CDS encoding GlxA family transcriptional regulator, which produces MHRVVILAFDGVVPFDLSVPIEVFGRARLADGGPAYQVRVCADAAEVRAGPVAIRVPDGLAALAEADTVVVPGVADVDAPIPPGLVAALTAATGRVVSICTGAFLLAAAGLLDGRRATTHWAAATELARRYPAVEVDPEVLFVDDGSVLTSAGAAAGLDLCLHLVRRDHGAAVAAQTARSSVMPLERAGGQAQFIAHEPPAPTGISLQPLLGWLTDNLHAPLTLAAIAERASMSTRSLSRHFRDQTGTTPMQWLNRQRVRHAQLLLETGDQPVERVGELAGFASATAFRERFRQVVGVSPGQYRRSFTSAARPAGTP; this is translated from the coding sequence ATGCATCGCGTCGTGATCCTCGCCTTCGACGGCGTGGTTCCGTTCGACCTCTCCGTGCCGATCGAGGTCTTCGGCCGGGCCCGGTTGGCCGACGGCGGCCCGGCGTACCAGGTGCGGGTCTGCGCGGACGCCGCCGAGGTCCGGGCCGGACCGGTCGCCATCCGCGTGCCGGACGGGTTGGCCGCGCTGGCCGAGGCCGACACGGTCGTCGTCCCCGGTGTCGCCGACGTGGACGCCCCGATCCCGCCCGGACTGGTCGCGGCGCTCACCGCCGCGACCGGCCGGGTGGTCTCGATCTGTACCGGCGCCTTCCTGCTGGCCGCCGCCGGCCTGCTCGACGGCCGTCGCGCCACCACGCACTGGGCCGCCGCCACCGAACTGGCTCGCCGGTACCCCGCCGTGGAGGTCGACCCGGAGGTGCTCTTCGTCGACGACGGGTCGGTGCTGACCTCGGCGGGTGCCGCCGCCGGACTGGACCTCTGCCTGCACCTGGTACGCCGGGATCACGGCGCCGCGGTGGCCGCGCAGACCGCCCGAAGCTCGGTCATGCCGCTCGAACGGGCCGGTGGCCAGGCGCAGTTCATCGCACACGAGCCACCCGCCCCGACCGGCATCTCCCTCCAGCCCCTGCTCGGCTGGCTGACCGACAACCTGCACGCCCCGCTGACCCTGGCCGCCATCGCCGAGCGGGCGTCGATGAGTACCCGCTCGTTGAGCCGGCACTTCCGCGACCAGACCGGCACCACCCCGATGCAGTGGCTCAACCGGCAGCGGGTCCGGCACGCGCAGCTTCTGCTGGAGACCGGCGACCAGCCGGTGGAACGGGTCGGCGAGCTGGCCGGGTTCGCCTCGGCGACGGCGTTCCGGGAACGGTTCCGGCAGGTCGTCGGGGTGAGTCCGGGCCAGTACCGCCGGTCGTTCACCTCGGCGGCGCGGCCCGCCGGCACGCCCTGA
- a CDS encoding N-acetyltransferase, translating to MTLISVGRDDPELATLLSAELEALNRAAIVSDDELPFAVRLTDDAGALLGGITGWTWGGCGGITSLWLAVEERGKGLGGRLLAAAEDEIRRRGCDRVVVATMSFQAPDFYRRHGYREVGRTPEMPDGTAKHHFHKRLDADSPDSRRPGRSVPESHARPYPQREGPPARHQIAITGSQIAQPNEES from the coding sequence ATGACCCTGATCTCCGTCGGGCGCGACGACCCCGAGCTGGCGACGCTCCTCTCCGCCGAGCTGGAGGCGCTCAACCGGGCCGCCATCGTCTCGGACGACGAGCTGCCGTTCGCCGTCCGGCTCACCGACGACGCCGGTGCCCTGCTCGGCGGAATCACCGGCTGGACCTGGGGCGGCTGCGGCGGGATCACCTCGCTCTGGCTGGCGGTGGAAGAGCGCGGAAAGGGGCTCGGCGGACGACTGCTGGCCGCCGCCGAGGACGAGATCCGGCGGCGTGGCTGCGACCGCGTCGTGGTCGCCACCATGTCCTTCCAGGCACCCGACTTCTACCGCCGGCACGGCTACCGGGAGGTCGGCCGTACGCCGGAGATGCCGGACGGGACCGCGAAGCACCACTTTCACAAGCGGCTGGACGCCGACTCCCCGGATTCCCGCCGACCGGGCCGGAGCGTGCCGGAGAGCCACGCCCGGCCGTACCCCCAGAGGGAAGGGCCGCCCGCGAGGCACCAGATCGCGATCACCGGGTCGCAGATCGCACAGCCGAACGAGGAGTCGTGA